aaCTTCCAACATGTATCTGAATatgcattttttgttcaatttttttatatttgttgagAATAAGTAATGTATGGCTTATCTTGTAGTTAGACTTCAAGACACGGGGTATAAGGGTTTTATTATACATAGTTGGGGTGTAAAATTCAGTTTAGATTAAAAATCCAAGTTGCCTTCCCAATCATCTCTAGAGTGTAAGTGTAACACATAGATCAATACCATTCTTGGACCACTTTCACTTCACATTCAACAAAGATTGGTACACATGTTGCCACCACAGATCTCATAGcaccttttcattttataataacaagaaattaatttattagtATCCGGTCAACTAATCTAGAAGAGCATCAATCGTCActcacaaatttaccatataCCACAGCGAAGTACCTTTTTAATGTGATCAACACTTCATTATgcatataagaaaaagaaaaatgaagggctgaaaagaatagaaaccatTTCCCCAGAAACCAAATAAATCAATCAGAAATTTGGCCTTTAAATCAATCAGAAAAATGATACTATGTTAACCATTTCTGTTTCCTGATTCTAATGGTTTTTTCTCATTCTTCCAAGCTCAGAAGGAACTATGATGTCTTTCTGAGTTTTAGAGGCATGGATGTCCGCAACTATTTCCTTGGTCATCTCTACACAGCTCTTGATCAAAGTGGAATAAACACTTACATGGACAGCGAAGATCTAAAGAAGGGAGAGCAAATATCACCCGCACTTATGGAGGTAATCAAGGAATCACAAATAGCGATCGTTGTTTTCTCCAAGGACTATGCCTCATCACCATGGTGTTTGGAGGAGGTGGCGAATatcatggagtgcaaggagcaaAGAGGCCTCATGGTCTTTCCggtgttttacaaagtggaacctaGAGAAGTGAGAGGGCAAAAACAGGGTTATGGAGAAGCTATGGCCAAACATGAGGTCAAGTTTGGGAAGGATTCAGAAAAAGTAAAGCGATGGAAAAAAGCTCTTCATGACGTCGGTAGCTTGTCTGGGTTGCATTTCATCGACGGGTACGTGAAAGCACTTCTACTGCTTCAATTAGTGTAATTCTTTTGATATTTGATCTTCTTTAAGGTTTGGGATCCTCTGAAGTTCGGCGTAATCtatcccccctctctctctaatttGCCTCGTCTCTCTCCCTCGCATTGGACACTCAGCACAGAAAACACTTGCACAGAACACGAAACAGAGCATCATGGGCGAGCCGTTCGTCCTCTCCGACACCCTGCCGATTCTCGACACGCGGCCCTCCGATTGCTCACGTCCCAACGCCACCCCAGACGCATCACCTCAGCccgtctctgtctctctgtgtCTAGGGGCGTTAGGCTACGAATCTGGGCTCgcgaccccggatctgggtGGCTTCAAGCCCAGAGCAGCGGTCGCTAGCCTCGGGCAGTGGTCGCCTGAGACTCTCCTGTCTTCCGTGACAGAGGGACAAGAACACGGAAAGAGGGTGCAGCAACTGCGGCACGACAGAAGATGGTGATGGGTACATCACGGTGGCAGGGACATGGCAGCGAGGGAAACAGATTAGGGCGGCCACGGGGCAGCGGCAAATGCGGAggggagtggagagagagagagagagagagggatggggGAAATCTGGGTTTGAGTTTTGAGCCTAggcattttcttattttctaagtaaatttaacaaaacaaaattctagaaaatgtaaaagaaaattcaataaacTTGAAACTTTGAATTCACAAATTGAGATATTGGTTAGAAGAAAAGTTTCACaatattcaaataaaataagtttCTTCAATATCAAAAATTGTCATAATACATCAAAACCACGTATACTAATCTATATCATATGTCTACCATATATAGTTTAAGTGGGATTTAAGAGGAAGTTTCCCTCTTTGCTTGCTAACGTGGGGAGGTAATATTGCTTTGGCATTGCCACATGGCATAGTTGTGTCATACGACCcgtatttggtcaattttcattttagtgATTTGTACTTTATCTTGAAATACATTtttaacaaatatatttttggtttgaaaaaatCATGATAGTAAAGTTATAGACTTAATTTGAAAGTTTAAGTtctaataatttgaatttgaaaaaataacacaaatataaaaaatcttgaaataaaCTTTTTACTAGCATATATTATTAAATGTAATTTATGACCAAACAAATATCCATTTGGTTTAAAGTTAAATTATGAGAAATATAAGTCATTAAATCAATGACACAGATAATGCAAGTTATTGTCATTATAAACCATGATATCAGTCTGTatataattacataaataatacaaataaaCCATAGATAAGCCACTCCTAATTGGAAATATAGATTATTTCACAATGTGATCTAACTTCATTTGGTATTAGCTTAAATTTGGCAATCTAGATTAGGCTATCTTCCATGAAAGACTCATGCGATTAGGACCCTCATTCTTCGACCAATTATAAGGATTTGTGGACTTCGGACTTCCAATTCGGACAAGAAGTTAGTAGACGGAGCTTGCGCTCCCATGTCCCACCCCCGTTACTTTTAGTTGGAGGGTCTTTAGTACCGCTGGCATGCCTCTGCTTCTTGTTGAAGTTTTGAGCTAGCACTCTCTCATTCACAGATCCAGACTAAAATCACTTAGAGAGTAAGAATTGCAAAGAAAGCTTTCTCTTCTGATTTCCCATCTCCTTTCAACTGAAGAGGTATCAGCTAATATACACACAAAAGTTAATGCCTGTAGGATGTTGCCAGCTTACTTCAACATCTACAAgcggacaaaaaaaaaaaaaagtaagctGCCTACGCCTATACAAGACATTAGACGCTGTCTAACCAATGGAGATTATCTTTTCTGCCTTTGCTTAACAGGTTTCACTgatgcaagattttttttttttttttaaattcttgatCGTGCAAATTCCTTTCTATTGGTTTTGTAACCGccttttttccatttgaatctttttaatCTCATCTGTACACTTCCAAATCCatgcattttctcttcttctgagAAAATTAGTTTTTCGTGCCTTGTACTACTGACCTACTAGTAACCACTCCATCTGAAGGCTGGCCTTGGGCCTTTTCTTCTAAATTGGGCGTGATTATCTCGTTATGTTTTCTCTTCCGGTGGCTGATCTTGGGTTTGGGAGATCTTCCAGACTTCAAAAACATCAGCCCTGATACATAAGCTCTGTTAACTAAGCCACAAACTTCGTAGGCAGATCGATTACTCTCCCTCAAGTTTCTCTCTTggacttctttttatttaaagctCATATAACCCTTgagaatgatgatgaaaattctTCCATCACCACTCAGATAATACTTTGTTTGTTACCTATTACATGCTCTAGGACAgctttaaaaattcaatttaagtggctttaataataaaaataatacgTGCCCCTACTTTTCTATGTTTCTCTGGGTTTTGTTTGGTTCTACAAGTTGTTGAATTTTCCAGATATGTCAGGAATACTCTCTCCTTTCATCCAGTTCCATTCATGGTAACAATCACTGCAGCATATCTAGGACCGTCTAAGCAGCTTAAAGCATATTTTACCAACGGATGGAGTTTACTAACAAGGTGTAGATACCCTCTGTCAATGTTGATCGAGTCTGCAAACCCTGCGTCTACAAGCGGGAGTCCAGTTTCCGCTATGCTTATGTGAAGTTTCTAGCTTAGTCATCCTTGTCCTTCTGAATGGAGATAAGGATTTAGAACACAGTTCCTGAAAAGAAAAGTGTTTCTCGAGTCTCTTATATTTCTTTATTAGCGTCATATCTCCAGGTAGTAGAGCTTTAGAGAATACGTATCTTTACTTTCCATTAATCAAGGAACTCTTCTCCAATTGTTTCGTAAAATTTCAACTCAACTTCTAGAATCTTTTATCTGTGAAGCAGGATCTTTTATGAATCATTGAAGTTGCTGGAAATCTTTTTCTCAAGTCTACCCAGCAACTCCGCATAGATTTTAGTACCCTTCCCTCGAGGGCTGTGATCGTTGGAATCAATCTGTAGATATCAAAGCTTAacattcaaattttatattttcgaGGTTTTTATCACCagattcaatgtcaaaatcttCTGGAATAGGATTATGATTCTCAGGAATATTTTGCTTGTGATTTCTCTATGGCCATTTGGTACAAACTTTCCAAGATCTTCCTTGGATGCCCCTCTTGCTTGCATAGccaaaaaaattttctttctgcTGTAGGATTTATCTGCACAACAAGACAATTtacgagagagagggagagagagagagagagagagagaagcagctAAGACAATTTTTATCTGGAGGAATATATTCTACATCAAAGTTGTGATAACTATACTATTCTTGTATAATTAGAAGCCTAGTTTGCTGAGTTTCTTTCAGATTCAGATTCAAGAATCTTTCGACATATTCAGAGTTGGTTCTCACTACAAACCTTGTTGGGGCTAGGAATATGTAAAAAGttttttgtacaaattttcatgGCAAGTACATCCTTTTTCATGTATCAAATATGAGTTCAGATCATTTAAATGTGGCAGACCAATATTGATAgaatttttacttattttctttatttagttttttgtaCTTCTCCCCAGCATTCATTTGATGCATCAGAAGGTGATAATATGATGGCAAAtgctttaccttttcttttacctAGTGCTTGAGTGTCTTCATCATCCCAAAATCGAGATGCATTACTTGGAGCTTTCTTGGGTAGCCTACTAAGAGATTTTAAAATTGTCTGGCCTAGTTAGCACTTAGTAGATCTACAGTACCTCTGAACTTTTTATCTTCTACTTTGTCAGGAAAGTTTATTATATCTCGCAAATTTAGGTTTGTAATGCtagctttttttctctctacttCCTACTTCCATACCCAAGCaattatctttttcctttatccattttaccttctcttttacaTAGGATCATGCCTTTTTTCTTAAAGATATTTGTCAGTAGTCATAAGTGATTCATTTGCATCTCTTCACTTTTGCTAAAGACTATTACATTGCGTATATACGCAGCACAAAATGCCTAGGGCATTCTGTCTATGAGATCTCCTGCCGTAGCTATCTTATAGTCATCAGCCTTGTTGGTTTGCTGAGCTGAAGATAGTCTGCAACAGTTCACGCTTTTCCTCATACCTGCTTTGCATGGTTAATGGGTTAGAGTGCGGAATATAACCATCTCTTATAAAACCTTTGGAGCACAGATCAGGAATTTGTCTTTCAAATACCTCTACCAACTCACAGTTTTTGCCGAAATGATGATAATTGGATCTTTTAGCTCAAGTCTGGCTTTTACACCATTAAGACTCCACAATAAGTCACCATTAAGACTCCACAATTTGACTTACATtttacacacaaaaaaaaaaaaaaaaagtaaaaggacTCGACAATTTGTGGATCTTCacgaaagttatttttcaatttcggCAGGAACTTATTCCATTTTGTTCCTGGCAGTTGGATACTCCGAATTTTCCCTTGTTCTAGGCAGAACAAATTTTGACAGTAGAAGGTATCATTGGAAATGAAGATTTTTCGCATCCAAATAGCTTATGCTCCCATTATTTACCACGTTGTGCTCACACTATGAATGCTTGGCCACATGGACAGTCTCCACAAAACTCTGATTGTTTCACAGGATAAACCTCAAATTTGTCTTAACCAAGGATTTAGAAGAGTGACGCCTGCTATAGTAATCGTGGTGCTTTCTTGCACAAAAGACCATTTTTCGTTTTGTCCCTTAAGAAAGCATTACCAAGAATGACATCCTCGTCTAGTGTCAGGAAAGGAAAATCCGTCTAACAATGAACATTGATTCCCACCAGCCATTCTTAATGCAATAGGCTCTGTTAATGGTCCCCACCATTCGTCTGGTGATGCATTGGGTCTTGCACATTTAGTACAAGCTCCAGTGTCTCTAATGAATATGGATAACACCCGGGAAACTTAAACATCACAAACATGTAAGTGCTTAACCCAGCTCAGTTGATATGCCATTTGGGAGGAGGGTTCGATAATATCCCAAACTTTGTCCATGACTATAGACCATCGCCTTGCTGTATTCCCAAAGCTTGGAAACCTTCATGTATGTCTTGGGATGCGGATCTTTTCTCCTTCGAAGTGAATTACGATTAGAACACTATTATCCTTTGACTATGTATCCTCTTCTTCATAGACAGGCATATTGATTTGTTTGTATCCTGTGATCCTTCTTTCTAAGGTTATTGAGTTTACTGACCTTTGAGATGCAACCTCCTCCCGGTTGACTTCTTGTACAGTATCCTGTGGTACAGTAAGAGGTTCAAAAGTCCCTAACTTCCAAGCAAAGAGGGTGTAGACAATGTTCtaaacataattttatttttaggggTGAGAATATTGGAACGCCCAAATCGGGAACCACCTAGACCGGACTGGATGGACTGGATCGGATTGGATTGGACCGGGTTCTTGGAGGGATCGATCTGGTTTTCAGTTTTGTAGAAATGGAACCGGTGATTCTCAGTCTGGTTCTTAGTTCTAGGGAGAACTGATCGGACTGGCCTTgctcttttttcttaaaaaaaataaattaatttattaaaatagcaataaactctaaaataataacaactctagtattttttttaatttttattttattttttttgctaagtgatTGGTTCCCGGTCCTAGGACATTTCTAGTCCAATCAActagtcctaaaaattgagaattggTGCTCCCGATTCGATTCCCAATTTCTAGGTGGAACCGGATTAGATTACGAACTGATAACCCCTAGTTATTTTTGCTCCCCTCTATTGGACTCGAGATGCACTAATATCTCTAGATGCTCCAATAGGTTTCACCATAGTCGAACTCCTAGGCTGTGTAATTCTAGGGGGTTAATTTTTTACCTACAACCTACAAAATTGTCTGTAAACGTGTGAACCTCTTCACCTGCTATCTAACTTCCATTCTCTAGGATTCGCGGCATTCACGAATCTATAAATCATCCTAGTGTGATACACCAAACATTTGACCCGTGGGTTCATCCTATCCATGTTTAAAGAATCAATTCTCAATGTTAATGAATTCCCCAAACAAATATCATTTAGAGCCAACAAATTATTTGGATGGGCTTGGAAGCAGACTGGCCCATGTGCTAGATTGGCTAGTATTCCTGATATCAATTAATCTCGAAGATCCGTCCATCTTTGATCCAATACAGTTTCAATCACAAAATTGCCAACAGGAAGATGAAATAGTGGGACCTATCCTATTCTGATTAACCCTACATATGTATATAAGGGCATGTGCCTCTTGTTCTTTCTCTTgtctctaattttttgaagatttagcatAGGCACATCTAAGATTTGAAGTTCAGTATACGACATCTTTGCCATTGGTGTCGATCGTGAGAAAGTAATTGCCTATTTAGAGTTAAATCTTAATAATCAATAAATAGCCCTAACGTCTACTTCGAGCAGCCTCCACTCCAAAGTTGATCCTGACAATAAATCTTGTCGAAAAGTTTCTTCTAATACCTAAAATGTTGACTTTAAGGGCACTATATCATCACATGCGTTCGTCATTGATAATTGTTCGCTACATTATGTTGAATCTTCTTCATCTGTCTCATATTCTGAGAAAACTTTATAGAGACATTTAACCTGAAAGTATAAATTTTCTAGTTCCTGCTGATCTATAGGTTTATAAGCAGGTTCCTCATGAAGAGTGACATCTTCGAAAATACTCCACAAATATTCTCTTTTCGTGGATACTTTTATTGACAAGCATGAAACTTGTGGGGGTTTGAATCCACAAAATAGAACAAAAGCTACAACTACTTAACAGGGTTTAACTTGAGGAAAACGAGGCGTTCTTCTGTGTTTCCTTTTAAAGGCCTCAATTCTTTGTAAATCTGGATGACTTTTCAGATTTATGAGGCCTTAGTTATCCCCTTGGTACACTTTTTTCATATCAAATaaactttcttcttttcgatTCTTTAGGGAAAGTGTCTTGCAGTTCTGGTTTCTCGATGGATGTTACAGCCATATCTACACTGCACATATTAAATCAAAGGGCAACAACTCTTGTTTAAATAAGGAAACTATTTAGTTGCTTCCTTCGCTTAGAATTCATTACTCGCTCTCCTCATCGTATACATTTTCTCCTGGATTCACCCACCTGGACCTTCTACTACCTCTTTTTCTTGAAGGAGCAAGTCGTAAGCCTTCTTTGTGACCTCTGGCCAGGGCTTCGGAAGTTTGTCAAAGAGAGTCTTTGAGATTGTTGAAATTCACAGTGCCAAAATAGCACATGTCAAAAGTCTGTACTTTCATTAGAGCATCTCAAGGCTATACTATATACTATTTCTGTAAATAGCAATAAATCACAGAATTCTCTTTTTAAGACATCTGTTACGATGGCTTATATTCCATCTGCAATAAGCTCTTGTCTATTTTATACCTTAAAACTGTTTGAGATAATAAGAATTTGCCAAACATCTGAGCGTTACTGACAAGAGTGGCTTCACATACTTCATACGTAGTGTTGGACTTTTTCCTCCTGCATTTGTTATCAAATCAATGTTTGTGACCATTCATCTATCCTGTCAAACACATGTTTTCCGTATCGAGATTAAGAAAGGCACCAAGAACTAACCAGAGGCCTTAATGGATTAATCATTAAACAAACTATGATTTGTTCTATGTGGATAACCGGGCTTATATAAAGTCCATTGTCGCTGTTAAAAGCTCAATAAATATTCTATCATCAATAGTATCGGAGATTCTTTAGCCAACCCCAAAGATTGCCGAAGATGTTGGGCTAACTTACTAGTATCATTACCATTAAGGTTAGCTGCTCCTTTTACGGAACCTAAAATGAATGGTGTTACCTTTCTTTGCTACATTTTTTGGACTTGAAGGACTTGAAGGACTTGATTTGAATCTCGTCCCTCGGGCTTTTCATAATTAGTCTCTGTTTCAATTACATCAAGCCTTTCATTAACCAATAAAGACATCTCTCTTGCAATAGCATTTCTCCCTTGTATCTACATAGTCATTTTCATTATGTATGCCATTATGCATAGGAGAAGATAAATCTGGTATTCTATCAGCctgttttatttattagaaatgtttatttattttttctaagaagaaagaatgaaaagctaggatttcttttctttaaagaaaatataGGCCTAATGGTATTTTTGTAAATACTTGAGGCAGTAAAGAGCAAAAAGGTAATAACATGACAGATCTCCACAGGAACCAACAGTAGGCCGTGTTTGTCCAAACAGCCAAAGAACGGGTCTTTATTTTTCCACTTTCAGAAGTGGgcctaaaattttcttaaaggATAAAGTACTCGATTTTAACTAGGATTTACCCTTTTGGAAATGCTGATCTAGACTTCACGTAGGTTATTTTTATCACAGATATTGCTTCGCAAAGGAATATACCAGATAATTGGGTTGGTATTTGGACAATTAAACAAAAGACAAGACAATTTCAATGAACTTTGTAAAGAGATGAAAACAATGCCTATCAATGATTTAGTATATCCAATAATTAActtgaattattgataaatgcaAAATAGATTAACATACAGCATTTAGAATAACATGAAGAATATTGTTTTAGTTTTGGTTAGACTTAGACATTTTGCTGGTTGAACATATTTAGACATTCATCTCCATATTTATTGTAGACTAGCTTCTTACTCTGCGATTCTCTTTgaatatttattcatttctttGGATTACTCTAAAAGCACTTTCTACTCATTTTCCCTTGTCAGATATGAAGCAGGGCTTATACAACAAATTGTACAGGAAATCTCAATTCAACTAGATCGAACGCCATTAAATGTAGCTAAGTATCCGGTTGGGATAGATATCCGAGTACAAGAGCTTGCAACGATCCTAAATCTACAGTCCGAGGATGATATTCTTATGGTAGGATTATGGGGACAAGGAGGCATAGGGAAAACAACCCTTGCTAAAGCCATTTATAACACTATTTTTAGAGAGTTTCAAGGTTCTAGTTTCTTGGACCACATTCGCGAAAATTCCAAGAGTTTCACTGATTTGGTTTATTTACAGGAAAAATTGCTATCGCAGGTACTGCGAAAAAAATTGACAGTCTTCAGTGTTGATGTAGGAAGTCAGTTGATTCAAGATAGACTTTGCAATAAGAAAGTTCTTAttattcttgatgatgtggatgatgaACGCTAGTTAAATGCTTTGGAGATTGTGAGTGGTTCGGTAAAGGAAGTAGGATAATTATCACAACAAGAAACAAGCATTTGCTAACTTCTCATGGAATACATTTGGATCATTTGTATAGAGTTCCAGCTCTCAAGTATGGTGAAGCTCTTGAACTTTTTAGAAAGCATGCTTTTCTAAGaagtcaaaaaatagaaattagcAGCAATCTTGTTGATAGGGTTTTGCATTATGCCGGAGGCCTCCCTTTGGCTCTTGAGGTGTTGGGTTCTTTCTTGTGTGGTAGAGGAGAACAGGAATGGGTTTGTGCCCTGCAGAAACTTTCTAGAAGTCCtgacaaaaaaattagtgaTGTATTGAAGGTAAGTTATGATGGATTGGAGGACTATGTAAAGgagatttttctcgatattgcCTGTTTCTTCAAGGGGCGGGAGACAAAGTACATGAAGAAAGTTCTTGATGGTTGTGATTTTGACACGACTATTGGGGTTGAAATTCTCATTGAGCGCTGCTTGATTAGTAAAGAGGAAGGGACCTtacaaatgcatgacttgataCAATTGATGGGTGTGGATATTGTTAAAGGAGAATGGCGTGATGATCCTGGCAAACGCAGTAGGTTATGGCATTATGATGATGTTCTTGAGGTTCTATCAGGAGATGCGGTAAGAGTTTCTAGTGTATAAGAATTCATATTCTATTCTTACCATTGACTTTGTTTACTATAGTTACAAAGTAACCTAAGTATATTCGAATAAATAAACAGGGAACAGATGTGATAAAAGCCATAGTTTTGAAGCTACCGAATCTTGAAGAGATATACATTTGTCCCAATGCTTTCACAAACATGAGAAAGTTGAGGTTGCTCATCCTACATAACGTACATAATTCTTTCCAAGGTCCCATCCATCTTCCTAATCAATTAAGGTGGTTGGAATGTCATAATTGTGCCTTGATTCTAGAATTTGGCTATGGTGCAAAGAAATTAGTTGGACTCGATATGCAAA
This region of Eucalyptus grandis isolate ANBG69807.140 chromosome 8, ASM1654582v1, whole genome shotgun sequence genomic DNA includes:
- the LOC104416853 gene encoding TMV resistance protein N-like, whose translation is MSGLFGSLFDRHQRPRDYQEQMQPLSPPVQLVETSEDELKQYDGSDPKKSLDGQQGADLRCLSTQLRRNYDVFLSFRGMDVRNYFLGHLYTALDQSGINTYMDSEDLKKGEQISPALMEVIKESQIAIVVFSKDYASSPWCLEEVANIMECKEQRGLMVFPVFYKVEPREVRGQKQGYGEAMAKHEVKFGKDSEKVKRWKKALHDVGSLSGLHFIDGYVKALLLLQLV
- the LOC104416707 gene encoding disease resistance protein RUN1-like codes for the protein MKKVLDGCDFDTTIGVEILIERCLISKEEGTLQMHDLIQLMGVDIVKGEWRDDPGKRSRLWHYDDVLEVLSGDAGTDVIKAIVLKLPNLEEIYICPNAFTNMRKLRLLILHNVHNSFQGPIHLPNQLRWLECHNCALILEFGYGAKKLVGLDMQNSMIKQAPKNLKVLIPLFITNSCM